The Amaranthus tricolor cultivar Red isolate AtriRed21 chromosome 6, ASM2621246v1, whole genome shotgun sequence genome has a segment encoding these proteins:
- the LOC130815499 gene encoding uncharacterized protein LOC130815499, producing the protein MACMEKEDRTEKRVSYKEAKRAAKKAVTEAKNRGHEDLYRKLDTKEGEKQIFKLARTRSRQRQDLEAVKYIKDEGERVLLRQEDIKTKWLQYFSQLLNESRGLKETDNQIFNVQRPLEYGSTSDITREEVGEALKKMGRTKAIGSDNIPIESINKHSNTGGDTEPFLGHSWTTLGIGSKPFHFYCHYGRDFYIYFGDGTVVHAIH; encoded by the exons ATGGCATGCATGGAAAAGGAGGATAGGACAGAAAAGAGAGTgagctataaagaagcaaagcgGGCGGCAAAGAAAGCGGTAACGGAGGCAAAGAACCGTGGTCATGAGGACTTGTATCGGAAActtgataccaaagagggggaaaagcagatttttaagttggcaaggACTAGGTCCAGGCAGcggcaagacttagaggcagtgaaatacatcaaggatgagggaGAACGAGTTCTCCTGAgacaagaagacatcaaaaccAAATGGCTCCAGTATTTCTCTCAGCTACTCAATGAGTCTAGGGGGCTAAAGGAGACggataatcaaatttttaatgTCCAAAGACCACTGGAATATGGTTCAACGAGTGATATTACTAGAGaagaagtaggagaagctctTAAAAAGATGGGAAGAACAAAGGCAATCGGGTCAGATAACAtcccgattgag agtatCAACAAgcattcaaacaccggtggggataCAGAGCCTTTTTTAGGTCACAGTTGGACTACATTAGGAATtggctctaagccctttcatttttactgtcattatggaagagatttctacaTCTATTTtggagacggtaccgtggtgcatgctattcACTGA
- the LOC130815363 gene encoding SPX domain-containing protein 1-like has protein sequence MKFGKSLSNQIEETLPEWRDKFLSYKDLKKKLKLIVPNNNNNNNNNNNSNYGDDENNNDRPIKRQKFDDEESMTKEEVEFIGLLEDELEKFNTFFVEKEEEYIIRLKELQERVAKAKACNYEEMLKIRKEIVDFHGEMVLLENYSALNYTGLVKILKKYDKRTGALIRLPFIQRVLQQPFFTTDLIYKLVKECERMLDLLFPTDNEPTTAPLLDGEERCEPTTTPATDNNRLLKCPKELADIEQMESLYMKSTISALRALKEIRSKSSTVSMFSLPPLQLGGLEETWKKIPILEQVAK, from the exons ATGAAGTTTGGGAAGAGTTTGAGTAATCAGATCGAGGAAACATTGCCTGAATGGCGAGATAAATTTTTGTCATACAAAgatttgaaaaagaaattgaaattgattgttccgaacaataataataataataataataataataatagcaattaTGGAGATGATGAGAATAATAATGATCGTCCGATTAAGCGGCAAAAGTTTGACGATGAAGAAAGTATGACGAAGGAAGAAGTTGAATTTATTGGGTTATTGGAAGATGAACTTGAGAAATTCAATACATTTTTCGTTGAGAAAGAAGAAGAATATATCATAAGATTAAAg GAATTGCAAGAAAGAGTGGCGAAGGCGAAGGCTTGTAATTATGAAGAGATGCTCAAAATTAGGAAGGAGATTGTGGATTTTCATGGTGAAATGGTTTTGTTGGAAAATTATAGTGCTCTCAACTATACAG GTTTGGTGAAAATTCTCAAGAAGTACGACAAAAGAACAGGTGCCCTGATTCGCTTACCCTTCATCCAGAGGGTCTTGCAGCAGCCATTTTTCACAACTGATTTGATTTACAAGCTCGTCAAAGAGTGTGAAAGAATGCTTGACCTTCTCTTTCCCACTGACAATGAGCCAACAACCGCCCCTTTGCTCGATGGTGAGGAGAGGTGCGAGCCTACTACAACTCCCGCCACTGACAACAACAGGCTGCTCAAATGTCCAAAGGAACTTGCCGATATAGAGCAAATGGAGAGCCTTTATATGAAGAGCACAATCTCAGCATTGAGAGCTTTGAAAGAAATCCGAAGCAAAAGCTCAACAGTGAGCATGTTTTCGTTGCCTCCCCTGCAACTGGGAGGCTTAGAGGAGACATGGAAGAAGATACCTATTCTCGAACAAGTAGCCAAGTAG